One Athene noctua chromosome 32, bAthNoc1.hap1.1, whole genome shotgun sequence genomic region harbors:
- the LOC141972350 gene encoding RAS guanyl-releasing protein 2-like, giving the protein MSCTLDLDRGPTLDELLRGCVDAFDAQGKVRDPHLVRLFLMMHPWYLPPAELAGKLLHRAPRPIGAPLTPRPPRYWVRAFRRELAGDRELVGRIRELREALGGPGGAPGPDIDLESLYGRGHTRVRESVRGHACVKGHACARGECVSGDTRVCTRRVSPGPPAPPARRKSCLLLERLEAPELAQHLTHLEHRALARVRLQDFRSFARRGGPGGSRPLQRLVALSNAVSRWVQLLVLSPPAAPQRAQALARCLHVAQSLLELRNFNTLMAVVGGLGHGSITRLRRTLALLPPDVTQLWGRLSAVLASEGNYRRYRALLGGAGGAAGGPGGFRLPALGVHLRDLVALEEALPDWGGPARPHPAKLQQRFAILGGLLGGGEPPVPANPDLLHLLTVSLDLAQTEEQLYQLSLLREPRGGPSSQSAPPPAPPPVSPMDGWVLPAPPRPDPALLRGHLERLVESIFRNYDVDGDGRISREEFGIVRQNFPQLRLFGDLDTDRDGSLTRGEVLAYFLRSLPPPGPPHRFEGSRALRPAACAHCGRLVRHTGTRVTARVTHTDTRVTRVTHGHVGHTRVTHGHAGHTRVTHGHVGHMRVTHTDADTQILGLHKQELKCCTCGLRCHSRCRDQLRVECRRRTQSVADAPRGPPRAPPRGPPRAPSASPCPGPAAAPCAPQSPPRRCRSCRTGSSTSTCRRVRGGRHHPPFSHRPPLTPGTPRGTRAPAGGGWGGSVCTVGINRAHRTPGPRCRPPPGPPMRL; this is encoded by the exons ATGAGCTGCACCCTGGACCTGGATCGGGGCCCCACGCTGGACGAGCTGCTGCGGGGCTGCGTCGACGCCTTCg acGCGCAGGGGAAGGTGCGGGACCCCCACCTGGTCCGGCTCTTCCTGATGATGCACCCCTGGTACCTGCCCCCCGCCGAGCTGGCCGGCAAGCTGCTGCACA GGGCCCCCAGACCCATCGGGGCCCCCCtgaccccccggccccccaggtACTGGGTGCGGGCGTTCCGGCGGGAGCTGGCCGGGGACCGGGAGCTCGTGGGGCGCATCCGGGAGCTGCGGGAGGcgctgggggggcccgggggggcccccggaCCCGACATCGACCTGGAGAGCCTGTACGGGCgcgggcacacgcgtgtgcgagaGAGCGTGCGGGGACACGCGTGTGTGAAGGGACACGCGTGTGCGAGAGGAGAGTGCGTGAGCGGGGACACGCGTGTGTGCACGAGGCGCGTGAGT cccggcccccccgcgccccccgcccgccgcaaGAGCTGCCTCCTGCTGGAGCGCCTGGAGGCGCCGGAGCTGGCGCAGCACCTCACGCACCTGGAGCACCGCGCCCTTGCACGCGTCCGC TTGCAGGATTTCCGCAGCTTCGCgcgccgggggggccccgggggcagccgcccGCTGCAGCGCCTGGTCGCGCTCTCCAACGCCGTGTCCCGCTGGgtgcagctgctggtgctgagcccccccgcggccccccagcGCGCCCAGGCCCTCGCCCGCTGCCTGCACGTGGCGCAG agTCTCCTCGAGCTCCGGAACTTCAACACCCTGATGGCGGTCGTGGGGGGGCTGGGCCACGGCTCCATCACCCGCCTGCGCCGGACCCTGGCGCTGCTGCCCCCCGACGTCACCCAG ctctgggggcGCCTCTCGGCGGTTCTGGCCTCGGAGGGGAATTACCGGCGGTACCGGGCGCtgctggggggcgcggggggggccgcgggggggcccggcgggttCCGGCTGCCGGCGCTCGGGGTTCACCTGCGGGACCTGGTGGCGCTGGAGGAGGCGCTGCCGGACTGGGGGGGCCCCGCGCGCCCCCACCCCGCCAAGCTGCAGCAGCGCTTCGCCATcctgggggggctgctgggggggggcgaGCCCCCCGTGCCCGCCAACCCCGACCTGCTGCACCTGCTGACG gtGTCCCTGGACCTGGCCCAGACCGAGGAGCAGCTTTACCAGCTCTCGCTGCTGCGGGAGCCGCGGGGGGGGCCC tCCTCGCAGTcggcgcccccccccgcgcccccccccgtcAGCCCCATGGACGGGTGGgtgctgcccgcccccccccggcccgacCCCGCGCTCCTGCGGGGGCACCTGGAGCGGCTGGTGGag TCCATTTTCCGTAACTACGACGTGGACGGCGACGGGCGCATCTCGCGGGAGGAGTTCGGGATCGTCCGCCAGAACTTCCCGCAGCTGCGGCTCTTCGGGGACCTGGACACCGACCG ggacGGCAGCCTGACGCGGGGGGAGGTTCTGGCCTATTTCCTGcgctccctgccccccccggggcccccccaccGCTTCGAGGGGAGCCGGGCCCTGCGGCCCGCGGCCTGCGCGCACTGCGGGCGCCTGGTGCGTCACACGGGCACACGCGTGACAGCACGGGTCACACACACGGACACGCGGGTCACGCGGGTCACACATGGACACGTGGGTCACACAAGAGTTACACACGGACACGCGGGTCACACGAGGGTCACACACGGACACGTGGGTCACATGAGGGTCACACACACGGACGCGGACACGCAG atttTGGGGCTccacaaacaggagctgaagtgctgca CCTGCGGCCTGCGCTGTCACTCCCGCTGCCGGGACCAGCTGCGGGTCGAGTGTCGCCGTCGCACCCAAAGCGTCGCCGacgccccccggggccccccccgagccccccccaggggccccccccgcgctccttcagcttctccctgccccgggcccgccgcggcTCCCTGCGCCCCCCAG agccccccccggaggtgcaggagctgcaggacgGGGTCTTCGACATCCACCTGTAGGCGCGTGAGGGGGGGTCGCCACCACCCCCCCTTTTCCCACAGGCCCCCCCTGACCCCAGGAACCCCCCGGGGCACCCGGGCCCCTgcgggggggggatgggggggcagcGTTTGTACCGTGGGAATAAACC gtGCCCACCGGACCCCCGGGCCACGCTGtcgcccccccccggggccacccaTGCGGCTGTGA